The Suncus etruscus isolate mSunEtr1 chromosome 14, mSunEtr1.pri.cur, whole genome shotgun sequence genome contains a region encoding:
- the PLEKHG4 gene encoding puratrophin-1 produces MGISPVLDIGSAEWAPVAASGQVRCGCVLRPLGGGAAPRPGHQPAFPPRQEVAPEDAGLARLPGAVVVVEWACAGFEGSGGAGFRGFLLFAGCVGWERARGSLVSPHKVGRGSQDPKAKAETPLVLRSPQIPPCTPEPRPAAAPSAFLRPTTPSNALLPNHKLDHLDSDLPPAGPTHKKGVMDGPLEDANGDVAPDWRLVVCSSQGDWQEKPGPQVQVGDPSPQRPAEEAGALRADGSGDGQRGSLEGPPDQSETSAPSGVESLLRPMSFHLSLAQGDSGSHMRCLAEDPVSAVLGPVVVACDSEPSSGPVEQPEAGKGGWAKGVLGPGWGLWATGTMQTHFPSQEPSSSCLPMPTDCLRAQDLSWELLASGMAALPGTRDAEGRAVLFLCAQSPAWLHPQCSPHELLRLLLYLRSIPRPQVQALGLTVLVDARVCAPSISLLQGLCQLQEVVAGALYRVLLVGKSPEEVPAGLQLEQLCSWQSLLTHLSASDLPMSLGGSLPYCHQAWLEFRMRLELLLRNCQAVCALLQGAIESIKAEPLPMESGEVNRLLQRAHVLMQHVLDAPYLAWLQCQGGLELAWLRQWVSEVTLSPDHRPAVDEVDQLYDKVDSLLHQLTLQSNRRVQALELVQTLAAQDRLHQIEVWLQQVGWPALEGPKEPSLHVLLQACGSFQELDQIAQEQIKQGEKVLQPLTGWDAAELGPLGAHFLALQAQLTEFSVALAQRRQKLANADKLSSFFEQASNWAEEGKRVLAELEQEHPKVVLQRLQMHWTKHPDLPPAHFRKMWALATALDSEAIRQECRLAWAQCQDTWLALDQKLEAALKLPRSESTASLFVHRGPTVPPLRKAFSLDRNLGQNPCKSDHCPQVSATGKAQPRPTPVMPLSGSAELRSPNRLQLVMVELVATEREYVRALDYTMDNYFPELDRPDVPQGLRGQRAHLFGNLEKLRDFHHHFFLRELEACAQHPARVAYAFLRHKVQFGMYALYSKNKPHSDALMSSYGNTFFKGKQQALGDHLDLASYLLKPIQRMSKYALLLQELASACGGAGQELSALQAAQSLVRFQLRHGNDLLSMDALQGCDVNLKEQGQLVRQDEFTVRCGRHKSLRRIFLFEDLLLFSKPRRGPSGTDTFTYKRSFKMADLGLTECSGEDNLHFEIWFRRRKARDTFVLQAASLATKQAWTADISRLLWKQAIHNKEVRMAEMASMGVGCKAFWDITPSEEAINNRTIDYVLKCQEVRSRASIAVAPLDSDSPYLGTCSPLPGDPASRSVLGPLNLHLHRDPTLRGLRWSLCSPSFPEEAEATAKLGSQPTLTPEDSEVLSQCPSANGSSGSDSSFVSGQALGRGLEDVSYVSAALPSTYSPRQKLGGSLMSGMAGVLLGNLTAKPE; encoded by the exons GCGCCGGTGGCCGCCAGCGGTCAGGTGCGCTGTGGTTGCGTCCTCCGGCCCCTAGGGGGCGGCGCGGCGCCACGTCCAGGCCACCAGCCCGCGTTCCCTCCCCGCCAGGAGGTGGCGCCTGAGGACGCCGGCCTTGCACGCTTACCGGGCGCCGTCGTTGTCGTCGAGTGGGCGTGCGCCGGGTTCGAGGGTTCCGGCGGCGCTGGTTTCCGAGGTTTCCTCCTATTTGCAGGGTGCGTGGGCTGGGAGAGAGCGCGGGGGTCGCTGGTGTCGCCCCACAAAGTGGGCCGAGGGTCCCAGGACCCGAAGGCAAAGGCCGAGACCCCCCTGGTTCTCCGTTCTCCCCAGATCCCACCCTGTACCCCAGAACCAAGACCAGCTGCTGCTCCTTCGGCCTTCCTTCGGCCCACCACGCCGTCCAACGCCCTTCTGCCTAATCACAAGCTGGATCACCTTGATTCAGACCTGCCCCCAGCAGGCCCCACTCATAAAAAGGGGGTGATGGACGGGCCCCTGGAGGATGCGAATGGGGATGTGGCCCCCGATTGGCGGTTGGTTGTGTGCAGTTCCCAGGGGGATTGGCAGGAGAAACCTGGTCCCCAAGTGCAGGTTGGGGACCCTAGTCCTCAAAGACCAGCAGAGGAAGCGGGGGCCCTTCGGGCAGATGGCTCAGGAGATGGCCAAAGGGGCTCATTGGAGGGTCCCCCTGATCAGTCAGAGACATCAGCCCCCTCCGGGGTAGAAAGCCTTCTGCGCCCCATGTCCTTCCACCTTAGCCTGGCACAGGGAGACAGTGGCAGCCACATGAGATGCTTGGCAGAGGACCCAGTGTCTGCTGTCCTGGGTCCCGTGGTGGTGGCCTGTGACTCTGAACCTTCATCTGGGCCAGTGGAGCAGCCAGAGGCAGGTAAGGGAGGCTGGGCCAAGGGAGTCTTAG GCCCAGGCTGGGGTCTCTGGGCAACTGGCACAATGCAAACTCATTTCCCTTCCCAAGAGCCCAGTTCTTCATGTCTTCCGATGCCCACTGACTGCCTCCGGGCCCAGGACCTTAGCTGGGAGCTGCTGGCCAGTGGCATGGCTGCCTTGCCAG GCACACGGGACGCTGAAGGCCGGGCAGTACTGTTTCTCTGTGCCCAAAGCCCTGCCTGGCTTCATCCCCAGTGCAGTCCCCATGAGCTCCTCCGCCTTTTACTCTACCTGAGAAGTATCCCCAG GCCCCAAGTGCAGGCTCTGGGATTGACTGTGCTGGTGGATGCCCGCGTCTGTGCTCCGAGCATTTCTCTCCTCCAGGGGCTCTGCCAGCTGCAA GAAGTGGTCGCAGGGGCCTTGTACCGGGTGCTGCTTGTGGGAAAATCCCCAGAAGAGGTTCCTGCTGGGCTCCAG TtggagcagctgtgctcttgGCAGAGTCTCCTGACACACCTCTCGGCCTCGGACCTGCCAATGTCTCTGGGAGGAAGCCTGCCGTACTGCCACCAGGCCTGGCTAGAGTTCCGGATG CGTCTGGAACTCCTGCTTCGGAACTGCCAAGCGGTCTGTGCCCTGCTCCAGGGGGCCATCGAGAGCATAAAGGCTGAGCCCTTGCCCATGGAGTCTGGG GAAGTCAACAGGCTGCTCCAGCGGGCCCATGTCCTGATGCAGCACGTGCTGGATGCACCGTACCTGGCCTGGCTGCAGTGCCAGGGGGGCTTGGAGCTGGCATGGCTGAGACAGTGGGTCTCAGAAGTGACCCTGAGTCCAGACCATAG GCCAGCAGTGGACGAGGTGGACCAGCTGTATGACAAAGTGGACTCACTGCTGCACCAGCTGACACTGCAGAGTAACCGGCGGGTGCAGGCCTTAGAGTTGGTGCAGACACTGGCGGCACAGGATAGGCTGCATCAG ATAGAAGTGTGGCTGCAGCAGGTGGGCTGGCCAGCGCTGGAGGGGCCAAAGGAACCTTCATTACATGTGCTGCTCCAGGCCTGTGGCTCTTTCCAGGAGCTGGATCAGATCGCCCAG GAGCAGATCAAGCAAGGGGAGAAGGTTCTGCAGCCACTGACAGGCTGGGATGCTGCAGAACTGGGTCCCCTGGGAGCTCACTTTCTGGCCCTGCAAGCACAGCTCACTGAGTTCTCTGTGGCCCTGGCCCAGCGGCGGCAGAAACTGGCAAATGCTGACAAGCTGTCAAGCTTCTTCGAGCAG GCCTCAAACTGGGCTGAAGAGGGGAAGCGAGTGTTGGCAGAGTTGGAGCAGGAGCACCCCAAAGTGGTGCTGCAGCGGCTGCAGATGCATTGGACCAAGCACCCTGACTTGCCTCCTGCCCATTTCCGAAAGATGTGGGCCCTGGCCACGGCACTGGACTCTGAAGCAATCCGCCAGGAGTGCCGCCTGGCCTGGGCACAGTGCCAAGACACCTGGCTAGCCTTGGACCAGAAGCTGGAGGCTGCTCTGAAGCTGCCCCGCTCAGAGAGCACCGCCAGCCTCTTTGTGCACCGGGGTCCCACTGTCCCACCGCTGAGGAAGGCCTTTAGCTTGGATCGCAACCTGGGTCAGAATCCCTGCAAGTCTGACCACTGCCCCCAAGTGTCTGCTACCGGCAAGGCCCAGCCCAGGCCAACTCCTGTCATGCCTTTATCAGGCAGTGCTGAGCTCAGGAGTCCCAACAG GCTTCAGCTGGTGATGGTGGAACTGGTGGCTACAGAACGGGAGTATGTCCGTGCCCTTGACTACACCATGGACAACTACTTCCCTGAGCTGGACCGGCCAGACGTGCCCCAGGGCCTCCGCGGCCAGCGTGCCCATCTCTTTGGCAACCTAGAGAAGCTGCGGGACTTCCATCATCATTTCTTCCTGCGCGAGTTGGAGGCCTGTGCCCAACACCCAGCCCGGGTTGCCTACGCTTTTCTGCGCCAT AAGGTACAGTTTGGGATGTATGCGCTCTACAGTAAGAACAAGCCTCACTCGGATGCCCTGATGTCCAGCTATGGCAACACCTTCTTCAAG GGCAAGCAGCAAGCTCTGGGGGACCACCTGGATTTGGCCTCCTACCTGCTGAAGCCCATCCAGCGCATGAGCAAGTATGCGCTGCTACTACAAGAGCTGGCGAGTGCCTGTGGGGGCGCTGGGCAGGAGTTGAGTGCCCTGCAGGCTGCCCAGAGCCTGGTGCGCTTCCAGCTGCGCCATGGCAATGACCTGCTCTCCATGGATGCCCTCCAGGGCTGCGAT GTTAACCTTAAGGAGCAGGGCCAGCTGGTGCGGCAGGATGAGTTCACGGTGCGCTGTGGGCGCCACAAGTCTCTGCGCCGCATTTTCCTCTTCGAGGACCTGCTGCTCTTTAGCAAACCTCGCCGGGGTCCCTCCGGCACCGACACTTTTACCTACAAGCGTTCCTTCAAG ATGGCAGATCTCGGTCTCACTGAGTGCTCTGGGGAGGACAACCTGCACTTTGAGATCTGGTTCCGCCGTCGCAAGGCCAGGGACACTTTTGTGCTGCAGGCTGCCAGCCTGGCCACCAAGCAAGCGTGGACGGCTGACATCTCCCGTCTGCTCTGGAAGCAGGCGATCCACAACAAGG AGGTACGCATGGCTGAGATGGCATCCATGGGTGTGGGGTGCAAGGCTTTCTGGGACATCACCCCCAGTGAGGAAGCCATCAACAACCGCACCATCGACTATGTCCTAAAGTGCCAAG AAGTTCGTTCACGGGCCTCCATTGCAGTGGCCCCATTGGACTCAGACAGCCCCTACCTGGGGACCTGCAGCCCCCTTCCTGGAGACCCTGCCTCTCGCTCAGTGCTGGGGCCCCTCAACCTACACTTGCACAGAGACCCAACGCTCCGGGGCCTGCGCTGGTCCCTGTGCTCACCCAGCTTTCCAGAGGAGGCTGAAGCCACAGCCAAGCTGGGCAGTCAGCCTACTCTGA CTCCTGAGGACTCAGAAGTCTTGTCCCAGTGTCCATCTGCCAATGGCTCCAGTGGCTCCGACAGCAGCTTCGTGTCAGGGCAGGCCCTGGGCAGGGGCCTGGAGGACGTGTCCTATGTGAGTGCTGCTTTGCCCTCAACCTACAGCCCCAGGCAGAAGCTGGGGGGGAGCTTAATGAGTGGG ATGGCAGGTGTCCTGCTGGGAAATCTGACTGCAAAGCCTGAATGA